A portion of the Lolium rigidum isolate FL_2022 chromosome 1, APGP_CSIRO_Lrig_0.1, whole genome shotgun sequence genome contains these proteins:
- the LOC124694817 gene encoding acylphosphatase-like → MFPSIPATASRVLLPTTAAVSRPAMAAATAASATPPPSQQPAPKAVRVVVKGRVQGVFFRDWTVETARALGLAGWVRNRRDGTVEALLSGDPAKVDEMISRRLPVGPPAAAVTAVLPSPADPLDPSEGFQRKPTA, encoded by the coding sequence ATGTTCCCTTCCATCCCTGCCACGGCCTCCCGCGTCCTCctccccaccaccgccgccgtaTCTCgccccgccatggccgccgccaccgcagccTCCGCGACCCCGCCGCCATCGCAGCAGCCAGCACCCAAGGCGGTCCGGGTGGTGGTGAAGGGCCGCGTGCAGGGCGTCTTCTTCCGCGACTGGACGGTGGAGACGGCGCGGGCGCTCGGGCTCGCCGGCTGGGTCCGCAACCGCCGCGACGGCACCGTGGAGGCCCTCCTCTCCGGCGACCCCGCCAAGGTCGACGAGATGATCTCCCGCCGCCTACCAGTCGGGCCGCCCGCTGCTGCCGTCACCGCCGTGCTCCCCTCCCCCGCCGACCCGCTCGACCCCTCCGAGGGGTTCCAGCGCAAGCCCACGGCCTGA